One Mycolicibacterium pulveris genomic region harbors:
- a CDS encoding ferredoxin has protein sequence MRVVVDLDLCEGNAFCVNIAPAVFELSDDEYSVVKVDPIPVDQEALVTKAIEACPRQALSRRD, from the coding sequence ATGCGTGTTGTCGTGGACCTCGATCTGTGCGAGGGCAATGCGTTCTGCGTGAACATCGCGCCTGCCGTCTTCGAACTCAGCGATGACGAGTACTCCGTGGTGAAAGTCGACCCGATCCCCGTAGATCAGGAGGCACTCGTCACCAAGGCCATCGAAGCGTGCCCGCGCCAGGCGCTGTCACGCCGGGATTGA
- a CDS encoding MBL fold metallo-hydrolase — MALVVEPLDDIGVIRLSRWIFNCYLIRGDGSYVVVDAGMPGSADDIAGVLSVHRGTVAAVVATHGHSDHVSGAPRLAAEHGAALHLPEVTLSYLDGTRKPRTPALSAVAKIWPTLISQPLDLTGLRGFAEGQRIAGYGGGKGMVGDALSGAQPLADGQPLPGATGWEVLHVPGHTDDSAAFWHADSRTLISGDAVLSARARAWFTPEVVDRGAAARSEHRLRALPVEHLLPGHGLPVHGTDMWAAARC, encoded by the coding sequence ATGGCGCTGGTGGTTGAGCCGCTCGACGACATCGGGGTCATCCGTCTCTCCCGGTGGATCTTCAACTGCTACCTGATCCGCGGCGACGGGTCCTACGTGGTGGTCGACGCGGGTATGCCCGGCAGCGCCGACGACATCGCAGGCGTGCTGTCCGTCCACCGCGGCACCGTCGCCGCGGTGGTGGCCACCCACGGTCACAGCGACCATGTCTCCGGGGCGCCGCGGTTGGCCGCCGAGCACGGGGCGGCGCTGCATCTTCCCGAGGTCACGCTCAGCTATCTGGACGGCACCCGAAAGCCCCGCACCCCGGCGCTCAGCGCGGTCGCCAAGATCTGGCCCACCCTGATCAGCCAGCCGCTGGACCTGACCGGGTTGCGCGGCTTCGCCGAAGGCCAGCGCATCGCGGGATACGGCGGAGGCAAGGGGATGGTCGGGGACGCCTTGAGCGGAGCCCAACCGTTGGCCGACGGCCAGCCGCTGCCCGGCGCAACCGGCTGGGAAGTGCTGCACGTGCCGGGCCATACCGACGACTCGGCCGCGTTCTGGCACGCCGACAGTCGGACTCTGATCTCCGGTGACGCGGTGCTCAGTGCGCGGGCCCGGGCGTGGTTCACTCCGGAGGTCGTGGATCGCGGCGCGGCGGCGCGCAGCGAGCACCGCCTGCGGGCGCTGCCCGTCGAGCATCTGCTACCCGGGCACGGTCTGCCGGTGCACGGCACCGACATGTGGGCGGCCGCGCGCTGCTAG
- a CDS encoding UPF0182 family protein, producing the protein MGMRPAARMPALTRRSRILIAVGVAFVLLLLIGPRLIDAYVDWLWFGELGYRSVFTTVLFTQIILFLVVTLLIGAIVFAGLALAYRSRPVFVPTEGPNDPVARYRTAVMTRLKLVGIGVPAIIGLFAGLFALGQWQTVQLFLHGGDFGITDPQFGMDMGFYAFDLPFYRLVLNYLFVATFLAFIANLLGHYLFGGIRLSGRTGALSRPARIQLISLVGTLMLLKAIAYWFDRYELLSHTRTGKPFTGAGYTDINAVLPAKLILMAIAVICAAAVFSAIVLRDLRIPAIGVVLLLLSSLIVGAGWPLIVEQFSVKPNAAQKESEYIGRSIEATRDAYGLTDEVVTYRSYSGDAQATAQQVAADRATTSNIRLLDPTIVSPAFTQFQQGKNFYYFPDQLAMDRYTGPDGNLRDYVVAARELNPDRLIDNQRDWINRHSVYTHGNGFIASPANTVRGIANDPNQNGGYPEFLVNAVGPDGIINQGPAPLEQPRIYYGPVIANTPADYAIVGENGPPREYDFETSTETRNYTYTGRGGVPVGNWLARSLFAAKFAERNFLFSNVIGENSKILFNRDPADRVEAVAPWLTTDTTVYPAIVNKRLVWIVDGYTTLDNYPYSESTVLSSATADSNEVAFNRLPPDKQVSYIRNSVKATVDAYDGTVTLYAQDEQDPVLQAWMKVFPDTVKPKSEISDELREHLRYPEDLFKVQRALLAKYHVDDPVTFFSTSDFWDVPLDPNPTASSFQPPYYIVARDLAANDSTASFQLTTAMNRFRRDFLAAYISASSDPETYGKLTVLTVPGQVNGPKLAFNAISTDTAVSQDLGVIGRDNQNRIRWGNLLTLPLVQGGLLYVAPVYASPGTSDAASTYPRLIRVAMMYNDKVGYGPTVRDALTELFGPGADATATGPAPMPGGTPPAATTTDGEPPAAQPPPANQRGSAPGEAQTPPPAAASPGVPTQLSAAKAAALDEVNTALDALRQAQRSGDFGEFGQALQRLDDAVEKYQTTN; encoded by the coding sequence GTGGGTATGCGGCCCGCGGCAAGAATGCCAGCGCTGACACGACGTAGCCGGATTCTCATTGCGGTCGGGGTGGCCTTCGTGCTCCTGCTGCTGATCGGCCCGCGGCTGATCGATGCCTATGTCGATTGGCTGTGGTTCGGCGAACTCGGCTACCGCTCGGTGTTCACGACGGTGTTGTTCACCCAGATCATCCTGTTCCTGGTGGTGACCCTGCTGATCGGGGCGATCGTGTTCGCCGGGCTGGCGCTGGCATACCGCAGCAGACCGGTGTTCGTGCCGACCGAGGGGCCCAACGACCCGGTGGCGCGTTACCGCACCGCGGTGATGACGCGGCTGAAGCTCGTCGGCATCGGCGTGCCCGCGATCATCGGGCTGTTCGCCGGGCTGTTCGCCCTCGGACAGTGGCAGACCGTACAGCTGTTCCTGCACGGCGGTGACTTCGGGATCACCGACCCCCAGTTCGGCATGGACATGGGCTTCTACGCCTTCGACCTGCCGTTCTACCGGCTCGTGCTGAACTACCTGTTCGTCGCGACGTTCCTGGCATTCATCGCCAACCTGTTGGGCCACTACCTGTTCGGCGGCATCCGGCTCTCCGGCCGGACCGGTGCGCTCAGCCGCCCGGCCCGTATCCAGCTGATCTCGCTGGTCGGCACCCTGATGCTGCTCAAAGCGATCGCGTACTGGTTCGACCGCTACGAGCTGCTGAGCCACACCCGCACCGGAAAACCGTTCACCGGCGCCGGCTACACCGACATCAACGCGGTGCTGCCCGCCAAGCTGATCCTGATGGCGATCGCGGTGATCTGCGCCGCGGCGGTGTTCTCCGCGATCGTGCTGCGCGACTTGCGGATTCCGGCCATCGGTGTGGTGCTTCTGCTGTTGTCCTCGCTGATCGTCGGAGCCGGCTGGCCCTTGATCGTCGAACAGTTCAGCGTCAAACCCAATGCGGCGCAGAAGGAAAGCGAGTACATCGGCCGCAGCATCGAAGCCACCAGGGATGCCTACGGGTTGACCGATGAAGTGGTCACCTACCGCAGCTACAGCGGCGACGCGCAGGCGACGGCGCAGCAGGTGGCCGCCGACCGGGCCACCACATCCAATATTCGGCTGTTGGACCCCACCATCGTCAGCCCCGCGTTCACCCAGTTCCAGCAGGGCAAGAACTTCTACTACTTCCCCGACCAGCTGGCGATGGACCGCTACACCGGGCCCGACGGCAACCTGCGTGACTACGTGGTGGCCGCCCGGGAGCTCAACCCCGACCGGCTGATCGACAACCAGCGCGACTGGATCAACCGCCACTCCGTCTACACCCACGGCAACGGCTTCATCGCGTCACCGGCCAACACCGTGCGCGGCATCGCCAACGACCCCAACCAGAACGGCGGCTATCCGGAGTTTCTCGTCAACGCGGTCGGACCGGACGGCATCATCAACCAGGGTCCTGCGCCGCTGGAGCAGCCGCGGATCTACTACGGCCCGGTGATCGCCAACACCCCGGCCGATTACGCGATCGTGGGGGAGAACGGCCCACCTAGGGAGTACGACTTCGAGACCAGCACCGAGACGCGGAACTACACCTACACCGGCCGCGGCGGTGTCCCGGTCGGCAACTGGCTGGCCCGGTCGCTGTTCGCCGCCAAGTTCGCCGAGCGGAACTTCCTGTTCTCCAACGTGATCGGTGAGAACAGCAAGATTTTGTTCAACCGTGATCCCGCCGACCGGGTCGAGGCGGTCGCCCCGTGGCTGACCACCGACACCACCGTGTATCCGGCGATCGTGAACAAGCGCCTGGTATGGATCGTGGACGGCTACACCACGCTGGACAACTATCCGTACTCGGAGTCCACGGTGCTGTCGAGCGCCACCGCGGATTCCAACGAGGTTGCCTTCAACCGGTTGCCACCCGACAAGCAGGTGTCTTACATCCGCAACTCCGTCAAGGCCACGGTCGACGCCTACGACGGCACCGTGACGTTGTACGCCCAGGACGAGCAGGATCCGGTGCTGCAAGCGTGGATGAAGGTCTTCCCGGACACGGTGAAGCCGAAGAGCGAGATCTCCGACGAGCTGCGCGAGCACCTGCGCTATCCGGAAGACCTGTTCAAGGTGCAGCGCGCATTGCTGGCCAAGTACCACGTCGACGACCCGGTGACGTTCTTCTCGACGTCGGATTTCTGGGACGTCCCGCTGGACCCCAACCCGACCGCCAGCAGCTTCCAGCCGCCCTACTACATCGTGGCCAGGGACCTTGCGGCCAACGACAGCACGGCGTCGTTCCAGTTGACGACCGCGATGAACCGGTTCCGTCGTGACTTCCTGGCCGCCTACATCAGCGCCAGCTCCGACCCGGAGACCTACGGCAAGCTCACGGTGCTCACCGTTCCCGGCCAGGTCAACGGTCCCAAGCTGGCGTTCAACGCGATCAGCACCGACACCGCGGTGAGCCAGGACCTCGGCGTCATCGGACGCGATAACCAGAACCGCATCCGGTGGGGCAACCTGCTCACACTGCCGTTGGTTCAGGGCGGGTTGCTCTACGTCGCGCCGGTTTACGCCTCGCCGGGCACCAGCGACGCCGCATCGACGTATCCCCGGCTCATCCGGGTGGCGATGATGTACAACGACAAGGTCGGCTACGGCCCCACCGTGCGTGACGCGCTCACCGAGCTGTTCGGGCCCGGCGCCGACGCCACCGCGACCGGGCCTGCGCCGATGCCCGGCGGTACGCCACCGGCCGCGACGACCACCGACGGGGAGCCGCCGGCCGCCCAGCCGCCGCCGGCCAACCAGCGGGGCAGCGCGCCTGGAGAGGCGCAGACACCGCCGCCCGCAGCGGCATCACCCGGCGTGCCAACGCAGTTGTCGGCGGCCAAAGCCGCTGCGCTGGACGAGGTCAACACTGCCCTGGACGCGTTGCGTCAGGCACAGCGAAGCGGCGACTTCGGCGAGTTCGGTCAGGCGCTGCAGCGCCTCGACGACGCGGTGGAGAAGTACCAAACCACGAACTAG
- a CDS encoding YlbL family protein, whose amino-acid sequence MNRRTLTLLVALVPILAFGVLVSVVVVPFVSLGPGPTFNTLGEVDGKEVVQIEGADVYPTSGHLNMTTVSQRDGLTLGQALVLWLSGREQLMPRDLVYPPDKTREEINEANTTDFRRSERSAEYAALLYMDYPMAVTVENVNDPGPSAGKLQDGDAIDGVNGKPVANLEEFQALVKQTRPGDTIVLDYRRKDGPPGVATITLGEHPEGEQGYLGIGVLDAPWAPFSVDFNLANIGGPSAGMIFSLAVVDKLTPGDLSAGELVAGSGTISGDGHVGAIGGITHKMLAARESGATVFLVPADNCEEAKSAPQDGLELIRVDTLATAVDALKALSADGERPHC is encoded by the coding sequence GTGAACAGGCGAACTCTCACGTTGCTCGTCGCCCTCGTACCGATCCTGGCCTTCGGGGTGCTGGTGTCGGTGGTGGTCGTGCCTTTCGTGTCGCTTGGCCCGGGGCCGACGTTCAACACCCTCGGCGAGGTCGACGGAAAGGAGGTCGTCCAGATCGAAGGCGCCGACGTGTATCCCACGTCGGGGCACCTGAACATGACCACCGTCTCCCAGCGCGACGGCCTCACCCTGGGGCAGGCGCTGGTGCTGTGGCTGTCGGGGCGTGAACAGCTGATGCCCCGCGACTTGGTCTACCCGCCCGACAAGACGCGAGAAGAGATCAACGAGGCCAACACCACCGACTTCCGCCGATCCGAGCGCAGCGCCGAGTACGCCGCGCTGCTTTACATGGATTACCCGATGGCGGTCACCGTGGAAAACGTCAACGACCCCGGTCCCTCGGCGGGCAAGCTGCAGGACGGTGACGCGATCGACGGGGTCAACGGCAAGCCGGTGGCCAACCTCGAAGAGTTTCAGGCCCTGGTCAAGCAGACCAGGCCGGGCGACACGATTGTGCTCGACTACCGCCGCAAGGACGGTCCGCCGGGCGTCGCGACCATCACGCTGGGCGAGCACCCCGAAGGCGAGCAGGGGTACCTCGGGATCGGGGTGCTCGACGCGCCATGGGCGCCGTTTTCCGTCGACTTCAACCTGGCCAATATCGGTGGCCCGTCGGCCGGGATGATCTTCAGCCTCGCGGTCGTGGACAAACTCACCCCCGGCGACCTCAGCGCCGGCGAGCTCGTCGCGGGGTCGGGCACCATCAGCGGCGACGGACATGTCGGAGCGATCGGCGGCATCACGCACAAGATGCTGGCCGCCCGGGAATCCGGTGCGACGGTCTTCCTGGTACCCGCCGACAACTGCGAAGAGGCGAAGTCCGCGCCCCAGGACGGCCTGGAACTGATCAGGGTGGACACCCTCGCCACGGCGGTGGACGCCTTGAAGGCGCTTTCCGCTGACGGCGAACGTCCCCACTGTTGA
- a CDS encoding zinc-dependent metalloprotease codes for MADPPFGFSAGDDPERDKRKNDPDAGGAGDPFGFGGAEFDMSQLGQIFTRLGEMFSGAGGAMAGGKTSGPVNYDLARKLASSQIGFVAPVPESTSAAVRDAVHLAETWLDGATALPAGTTTAVAWTPAEWVDNTLETWKRLCDPVAEQISTVWASALPEEARSMAGPLLAMMTQMGGMAFGSQLGQALGTLSREVLTSTDIGLPLGPKGVAALMPDAIEALTEGLEQSRGEVMTFLAAREAAHHRLFSHVPWLSSQLLNAVEAFARGMKIDMTGIEELAQGFNPASLTDPTQLEQLLNQGIFEPKATPEQTAALTRLETLLALIEGWVETVVTDALGERLPGTAALSEMLRRRRATGGPAEQTFATLVGLQLRPRKLREAAALWQRLTQAVGADARDAVWQHPDLLPTAEDLDEPAGFIDRIIGGDTSGIDSAIAEAIADLERGEPGPEEDGDTP; via the coding sequence ATGGCTGACCCGCCTTTTGGCTTCTCTGCCGGCGACGACCCGGAGCGCGACAAGCGCAAGAACGACCCGGACGCGGGCGGCGCTGGCGATCCGTTCGGGTTCGGCGGAGCGGAGTTCGACATGTCTCAGCTCGGCCAGATCTTCACCCGGCTCGGCGAGATGTTCAGCGGCGCGGGTGGCGCGATGGCCGGCGGCAAGACGTCCGGCCCGGTGAACTACGACCTGGCCCGCAAGCTGGCGTCGAGCCAGATCGGCTTCGTCGCACCGGTTCCCGAATCGACCAGCGCCGCGGTGCGCGATGCTGTGCACCTCGCCGAGACCTGGCTCGACGGCGCGACCGCGCTGCCCGCCGGCACCACCACCGCGGTGGCGTGGACACCCGCCGAGTGGGTCGACAACACCCTGGAGACCTGGAAGCGGCTGTGCGATCCGGTGGCCGAACAGATCTCCACCGTGTGGGCGTCGGCGTTGCCCGAGGAGGCCAGGAGCATGGCCGGCCCGCTGCTGGCGATGATGACCCAGATGGGCGGCATGGCGTTCGGTTCACAGCTGGGTCAGGCGCTGGGCACGTTGTCGCGAGAAGTGTTGACGTCCACCGACATCGGACTGCCCCTGGGGCCCAAGGGCGTCGCCGCGCTGATGCCTGACGCGATCGAGGCGCTCACCGAGGGTCTCGAACAGTCCCGCGGCGAGGTCATGACGTTCCTGGCCGCGCGGGAGGCCGCGCACCACCGGTTGTTCAGCCACGTGCCGTGGTTGTCCAGCCAGCTGCTCAACGCCGTCGAGGCGTTCGCCAGGGGCATGAAGATCGACATGACCGGCATCGAGGAACTCGCGCAGGGCTTCAACCCGGCGTCGCTGACCGATCCGACCCAGCTCGAACAGCTGCTCAACCAGGGCATCTTCGAGCCGAAGGCAACCCCGGAGCAGACCGCGGCGTTGACCCGGCTGGAAACGCTGCTGGCGCTGATCGAGGGCTGGGTGGAAACCGTCGTCACCGATGCGCTGGGCGAGCGGCTGCCCGGGACGGCGGCGCTCTCCGAGATGCTGCGCAGGCGCCGCGCCACCGGCGGTCCGGCCGAACAGACCTTCGCCACCCTGGTCGGGCTCCAGCTGCGGCCCCGCAAGCTGCGCGAGGCCGCGGCGCTGTGGCAGCGGCTGACCCAGGCTGTGGGCGCCGACGCCCGCGACGCGGTGTGGCAGCACCCCGACCTGTTGCCAACCGCCGAGGACCTCGACGAACCGGCCGGCTTCATCGACCGGATCATCGGCGGCGACACCAGCGGCATCGACAGCGCCATCGCAGAAGCGATCGCCGATCTGGAACGGGGCGAACCAGGCCCCGAGGAAGACGGCGACACGCCCTGA
- a CDS encoding cyclodehydratase produces MRYALNPATPVLLRPDGVVQVGWDPRRAVVVRPPSGMTATALADLLRRLQSGATLAEIQCHADDADPALVAELVTMLVDAGVVTATARRRARAASVRIHGSGPLSELLATALRCSGARVTRSTRNNAGAPSEHTDLAVLSDYLVADPRVVHDLQAAGVAHLPVRVRDGTGLVGPLVIPGVTSCLRCADLHRSDRDAAWPAVAAQLRDTVGTADRATVLATAALALNQVDRVIRAVREERSTDEPLPTLDTTLEFDVNVGSVVARRWSRHPSCPC; encoded by the coding sequence ATGCGCTACGCGCTCAATCCGGCCACACCGGTACTGCTGCGTCCCGACGGGGTGGTGCAGGTGGGCTGGGATCCGCGCCGTGCGGTCGTCGTGCGGCCCCCGTCGGGAATGACCGCCACCGCGCTGGCCGATCTGCTTCGACGTCTGCAGTCGGGTGCCACGCTGGCCGAAATCCAGTGTCACGCCGACGACGCCGATCCCGCGCTGGTGGCCGAACTGGTCACGATGTTGGTCGACGCCGGGGTCGTCACCGCCACCGCACGACGGCGGGCTCGAGCGGCGTCGGTTCGCATTCACGGCAGCGGACCCCTTTCCGAGCTGCTCGCCACGGCGCTGCGCTGCTCGGGGGCCCGGGTCACCCGCAGCACGCGCAACAACGCCGGCGCGCCATCCGAGCACACCGACCTGGCGGTGCTGTCCGACTACCTCGTCGCCGACCCGAGGGTGGTGCATGATCTGCAGGCCGCCGGGGTCGCGCATCTGCCGGTGCGGGTGCGCGACGGCACCGGCCTGGTCGGGCCGCTGGTGATTCCCGGCGTCACAAGCTGTCTGCGCTGCGCGGACCTGCACCGCAGCGACCGCGACGCCGCTTGGCCTGCCGTCGCGGCGCAGTTGCGCGACACCGTCGGCACCGCCGATCGGGCGACCGTGCTGGCGACCGCGGCGCTGGCACTGAACCAGGTCGACCGCGTGATCCGCGCCGTCCGCGAGGAACGCAGCACCGACGAGCCGTTGCCGACACTGGACACCACGCTGGAGTTCGACGTCAACGTCGGCTCGGTGGTCGCGCGCCGCTGGTCACGGCACCCGAGCTGCCCATGTTGA
- a CDS encoding macrolide-binding ATPase MABP-1: protein MSEIKRGRAARNVKLASLPVGMAGRAALGFGKRLTGKSKDEVNAELMDKAAQQLFTVLGELKGGAMKVGQALSVMEAAIPEQYGKPYREALTKLQREAPPLPAAKVHRVLDSQLGTKWRERFASFDDKPVASASIGQVHQAVWSDGREVAVKIQYPGADEALRADLKTMQRLVGVFKQLAPGADVDSVVDELIERTEMELDYRLEADNQRAFAKAYEGHPRFVVPRIVASAPKVVIQEWIEGVPMSVIIREGTQEQRDLMGTRLFELTYDAPRRLEMMHGDTHPGNFMLLPDDKMGVIDFGAVAPMPGGIPVEIGLATRYALNDDYDNLLITMQKIGFVQKGEQVSKREMDDMMRQYVEPLQAEAFHYNRKWLQRITTSNIRPERAAGQLKAARQMDIPAKLAIPMRVIASNVAIACQLDAHVPARRLATELIPGFADEAA from the coding sequence GTGAGTGAGATCAAACGGGGCCGCGCAGCGCGCAACGTCAAGCTGGCGAGCCTTCCCGTCGGCATGGCCGGCCGGGCCGCCCTGGGCTTCGGCAAACGGCTGACCGGTAAGTCGAAAGACGAGGTCAACGCCGAGCTGATGGATAAGGCCGCCCAGCAGCTGTTCACCGTCCTCGGTGAGCTCAAGGGCGGGGCGATGAAGGTGGGTCAGGCGCTGTCGGTGATGGAGGCCGCGATCCCCGAGCAGTACGGCAAGCCGTACCGCGAGGCGCTGACCAAGCTGCAGCGGGAAGCCCCGCCGCTGCCCGCTGCCAAGGTGCACCGGGTGCTCGATTCGCAGTTGGGCACGAAGTGGCGGGAGCGGTTCGCGTCGTTCGACGACAAGCCCGTGGCCTCGGCCAGCATCGGGCAGGTGCACCAGGCGGTGTGGTCAGATGGCCGCGAGGTCGCGGTCAAGATCCAGTACCCGGGTGCCGACGAGGCGCTGCGCGCCGACCTGAAGACGATGCAGCGCCTGGTGGGCGTGTTCAAACAACTCGCCCCCGGCGCCGACGTCGACAGTGTGGTCGACGAGCTCATCGAGCGCACCGAGATGGAGCTTGACTACCGGCTCGAGGCCGACAACCAGCGCGCCTTCGCCAAAGCCTATGAAGGCCATCCGCGCTTCGTGGTTCCCCGCATCGTCGCCAGCGCGCCCAAGGTCGTGATCCAGGAGTGGATCGAGGGCGTGCCGATGTCGGTGATCATCCGCGAGGGCACTCAGGAACAACGAGACCTGATGGGCACCAGGCTGTTCGAGTTGACGTATGACGCGCCTCGCCGGCTGGAGATGATGCACGGTGACACCCATCCCGGCAACTTCATGCTGCTACCCGACGACAAGATGGGGGTCATCGACTTCGGCGCCGTCGCACCGATGCCCGGCGGAATCCCGGTCGAGATCGGTTTGGCGACGCGGTATGCCCTGAACGACGACTACGACAATCTGCTGATCACCATGCAGAAGATCGGCTTCGTCCAGAAGGGCGAGCAGGTGTCCAAGCGCGAAATGGACGACATGATGCGCCAGTACGTCGAACCCCTCCAGGCCGAGGCGTTCCACTACAACCGCAAGTGGCTGCAACGGATCACCACCTCGAACATCCGGCCCGAACGCGCCGCCGGACAGCTCAAGGCCGCCCGGCAGATGGACATCCCCGCCAAGCTCGCAATCCCGATGCGGGTGATCGCGTCCAACGTCGCGATCGCGTGCCAGCTCGACGCCCATGTCCCGGCCAGAAGGCTTGCCACGGAACTTATTCCGGGTTTCGCCGACGAAGCCGCCTGA
- a CDS encoding WhiB family transcriptional regulator gives MSTLTCRTKTMLAVPCHVGDPDLWFADNPVDLERAKGLCAQCPIRADCLAAALERQEPWGVWGGEIFDRGTVIARKRPRGRPRKNTEDSPAAA, from the coding sequence ATGTCGACCCTGACATGCCGGACGAAGACGATGCTGGCGGTGCCGTGCCATGTCGGCGATCCCGACCTGTGGTTCGCCGACAACCCCGTCGACCTCGAACGCGCCAAGGGGCTGTGCGCACAGTGCCCGATCCGTGCCGACTGCCTGGCCGCGGCGTTGGAACGTCAGGAACCGTGGGGCGTGTGGGGCGGCGAGATCTTCGACCGCGGCACCGTCATCGCGCGCAAGCGTCCGCGTGGCCGGCCACGCAAGAACACCGAGGACAGCCCGGCAGCGGCGTAG
- a CDS encoding ATP-dependent DNA helicase UvrD2, whose amino-acid sequence MSVEVDSLRIVDDLDEEQREAVLAARGPVCVLAGAGTGKTRTITRRIAHLVAGGHVAASQVLAVTFTQRAAGEMRARLRALSNDWAGVSAESVQAMTFHAAARRQLSYFWPRVVGNSPWQLLDTKFSVVAQAANRAGLQTSTDDVRDLAGEIEWAKGSLISPEGYAAAVAAAGRDIPFDADKVATVYAGYETIKSRRADVLLLDFDDLLLHTAAAIENDAAVAQEFRDRYRCFVVDEYQDVTPLQQRVLDAWLGDRDDLTVVGDANQTIYSFTGATPRYLLDFSRRFPDAAVVRLERDYRSTPQVVSLANRVIAGARGRMAGSKLHLVGQRAPGPNPTFAEYSDEVAEANGVAKKIKRLIDAGTEPAEIAVLYRINAQSDVYEEALTEAGIPFQVRGGEGFFSRQEIRQALVALQRAAERGTDDDGPLPDAVRAVLGPLGLSTEPPAGTKARERWEALTALAELVDEEVAQRPSLDLRALLAELRQRADARHPPVVQGVTLASLHAAKGLEWDAVFLVGLADGTLPISHALAHGPDSEPVEEERRLLYVGITRARIHLALSWALARSPGGRQSRKPSRFLNGIAPQSSSDAAPSRPRRPRGATPRCRVCNSVLTTPPAIMLRRCETCSSDIDEELLGRLKDWRLRVSKEMNVPAYVVFTDNTLIAIAETLPADDAALVAIPGIGARKLEQYGPDVLALVKGRQSS is encoded by the coding sequence ATGTCGGTGGAGGTCGATTCGTTGCGCATCGTCGACGACCTCGATGAGGAGCAGCGCGAAGCGGTGCTCGCCGCTCGTGGTCCGGTCTGCGTGCTGGCCGGCGCGGGCACCGGCAAGACCCGCACCATCACCCGGCGCATCGCGCACCTCGTCGCGGGCGGACATGTGGCCGCCTCGCAGGTGCTGGCGGTGACGTTCACGCAGCGGGCCGCGGGGGAGATGCGCGCCCGGTTGCGTGCCTTGAGCAATGACTGGGCCGGCGTCTCTGCCGAATCGGTGCAGGCGATGACGTTTCACGCCGCGGCACGACGCCAGCTGTCCTACTTCTGGCCGCGGGTGGTGGGCAACTCACCCTGGCAACTGCTCGACACCAAGTTCTCGGTCGTGGCCCAGGCCGCCAACCGTGCCGGACTGCAGACCAGCACCGACGACGTACGCGATCTCGCCGGCGAAATCGAGTGGGCCAAGGGGTCGTTGATCAGCCCGGAGGGCTACGCCGCGGCGGTGGCCGCCGCGGGTCGCGACATCCCGTTCGATGCGGACAAGGTCGCGACCGTCTACGCCGGCTACGAGACCATCAAGTCCCGCCGCGCCGACGTTCTGCTGCTTGACTTCGACGACCTGCTGCTGCACACCGCCGCGGCGATCGAGAACGACGCCGCGGTGGCACAGGAGTTCCGCGACCGGTATCGCTGCTTTGTCGTCGACGAATACCAGGACGTCACGCCGCTGCAGCAGCGGGTGCTCGACGCGTGGCTCGGCGATCGTGACGACCTCACCGTCGTCGGCGACGCCAACCAGACCATCTATTCCTTCACCGGCGCCACACCCCGGTATCTGCTGGACTTCTCGCGACGCTTCCCCGACGCGGCGGTGGTCCGGCTGGAGCGCGACTATCGCTCCACCCCGCAGGTGGTGTCGCTGGCCAACCGGGTCATCGCCGGCGCCCGCGGCCGGATGGCCGGCAGCAAGCTGCATCTCGTCGGCCAGCGTGCCCCCGGCCCGAACCCGACCTTCGCCGAATACTCCGACGAGGTCGCCGAGGCCAACGGCGTCGCCAAGAAGATCAAGCGACTCATCGACGCGGGTACCGAACCGGCGGAGATCGCCGTGCTGTACCGCATCAACGCCCAGTCGGATGTGTACGAGGAAGCGCTGACCGAGGCCGGAATTCCGTTCCAGGTCCGCGGCGGCGAGGGATTCTTCAGCCGTCAGGAGATCCGGCAGGCGTTGGTGGCGCTGCAGCGCGCGGCCGAACGCGGTACCGACGATGACGGCCCGTTGCCCGACGCCGTCCGCGCGGTGCTCGGACCGCTCGGGCTCAGCACCGAGCCGCCCGCGGGCACCAAGGCGCGGGAGCGGTGGGAGGCGCTGACGGCGTTGGCCGAACTCGTCGACGAGGAGGTCGCACAGCGCCCGTCGCTGGATCTGCGTGCGCTGCTCGCCGAACTGCGCCAGCGCGCCGATGCTCGGCACCCACCCGTGGTGCAAGGGGTGACGTTGGCGTCGCTGCACGCCGCCAAGGGGTTGGAATGGGACGCGGTGTTCCTGGTCGGGCTGGCCGACGGAACGCTGCCCATCTCACATGCGCTGGCCCACGGCCCCGACAGCGAACCGGTCGAAGAGGAACGCCGCCTCCTCTACGTCGGAATCACCAGAGCCCGAATACATCTGGCGCTCAGCTGGGCGTTGGCGCGCAGCCCGGGCGGACGGCAGAGCCGCAAGCCGTCACGGTTTCTCAACGGCATCGCGCCGCAGTCGTCGTCCGATGCTGCCCCGTCTCGCCCGCGGCGGCCCCGCGGCGCCACGCCGCGTTGCCGTGTCTGCAACAGCGTGCTGACCACCCCACCCGCAATCATGTTGCGGCGCTGCGAAACCTGTTCGTCCGACATCGACGAGGAGTTGTTGGGGCGGCTCAAGGACTGGCGGTTACGCGTCTCCAAGGAGATGAATGTGCCTGCCTATGTGGTGTTCACCGACAACACGTTGATCGCGATCGCCGAGACACTGCCCGCCGACGACGCGGCGTTGGTGGCGATTCCCGGCATCGGGGCGCGCAAGCTTGAGCAGTACGGACCCGACGTCCTCGCACTGGTCAAGGGCCGCCAATCGTCGTAA